The genomic stretch TACTAAAGTATTCTTTAAATAGTTCTTGTCTATATTTACGTCTTTGAGTTCTATCTCTTTTATCTGGTAGCGGAAATGCCTTTAAATATAATATTTTGTTTTCAAGGGCTTTAGGGAAAGTTAATTTAATATTATTTTCAAACACTATTATATATTCTGGTTCTGTTAAATAAATCAATTCTAATTTATGTCTATATGCATAGATTCCAGTTATCCATCCATCTGTATCAATTACTACATTGTTGTTTTGGATAAGTTTTGAAACTAATGCTATATGTAACTTCGGATTTACAGATGGGCTCTTATGCCCAAAGAATTGAAGTTCAGAATACCCTTTTTCTTTAGCATTTAAGGTTTTCTTAATGTTAGAAAGAGATATAAATGTAGGAATAAAAATTGAGGACTGTCCTACATCTGCATCTATTATTTGACTATTATTAAGATTTGCAACTAAATTTGAAAAATAAGTTTTTCCCGAATTTTCATCACCAATAACAATTACTTTTCCACTTGTTCTCTCTCCTATTTTTCTCCAATTTAGAGAAGGAAAGTAAGAAATTATTTGGCATTCTGTATCTATCTCGCCTTCTCTCAAAGTAGTTAGCGTATATGTTTTATTGTCTTTTATTTCTATTTCATCGTTTATTTCAATACCTTGAATATCTATAGTACCTTGTTTTACTCTTATTTTACAAGGCCCTCTAACTATTATATCTATATCTTTGTTAATTAACATGTAAGATTACCGTAAAGTAGACCTTAATGCAATCAAATATGCTGCTCTTATATCTCTATCTTTTATATTAATAAAGGGATTTTTGCTACTAGTTTTGTTTTCATTAACTATTTTAGTTTCCGAGAATTTAATTTTCAACATTCTATAAACTAATTCGCCAATTTTATTTCCTCCTCCAACTCCTATATATAATTTTTTATGAGGAAACATGTGAACTATATTACTGATTTTTTCTTCTATTTCAATTAAGTTACTATTTTCAGAATATATAAGTTCTCCATCTCCTACAACAACCACTGTTAACTTTTCTTCTTTATTAGTGTCAATTCCAATGAGTAATTCATTAAAGTTGTCTTTACCTCTGACTTTACAAACTATGTATCCTATCAGTTTATCAAAATTGAATTTTTTTATTAAACTATCTGTAATTATTATATCTCCATCCTCGGCGATAAGTATATTAAATTTTTTCAAATTGGATATCAAGTGGTACATTAGTTTTGGATCACTAACTCTTAGTGCTACTTTTTTTACCACACTTTTCTTTATATCTTAGTGGAATTTAAGCCTTGAAAATATCAGATTTCGTTTTTGAGAAGGGGAGTGTTGTTTCCTTATATGGTGTAGCTGGTAGTGGTAAAACTAATATTATGCTTCAAGTTATTAATGAAATAACTCCTAGTCTTTATATTTCTACTGAAGGTGTCTCATACCAAGCTAGAGTTGAAGGTATTAGATGGAAAAAAGATGTATATTTTGCTAATACAAATAATCTTTTTGAATTAATTTCAATAATTATTAAAGCGACTAAATTAAATTTGAAGTTAATTTCAGTAGATACTATAAATAGATTTTATAGGGAAAGCAGAAAGACTAAGGATCTAGAGTACCCTATTTTACTGCTATTAGCATTATCAAGGGAGAGTAACGTTAAAATTCTTTTAAGCTGGGAAGTTGCTGGAAACAACAGAGTTAACGGCGAAAAATTTATGCGAAAGATTTCCGAGGACATTTTAAGGGTTACTAAAAACTATATCATA from Sulfolobus sp. S-194 encodes the following:
- a CDS encoding Clp1/GlmU family protein — protein: MLINKDIDIIVRGPCKIRVKQGTIDIQGIEINDEIEIKDNKTYTLTTLREGEIDTECQIISYFPSLNWRKIGERTSGKVIVIGDENSGKTYFSNLVANLNNSQIIDADVGQSSIFIPTFISLSNIKKTLNAKEKGYSELQFFGHKSPSVNPKLHIALVSKLIQNNNVVIDTDGWITGIYAYRHKLELIYLTEPEYIIVFENNIKLTFPKALENKILYLKAFPLPDKRDRTQRRKYRQELFKEYFSKATTLQIESDKLFGTPLADSLFISWGTPLQLFYELPCEGYYVPNVKGLLVGLTKNGKIIGAGIIQDINKNYVLIKTPEKDFDGVLLGYISLNENYEDTEVKIKKCPESSHLKE
- a CDS encoding AAA family ATPase, with translation MKISDFVFEKGSVVSLYGVAGSGKTNIMLQVINEITPSLYISTEGVSYQARVEGIRWKKDVYFANTNNLFELISIIIKATKLNLKLISVDTINRFYRESRKTKDLEYPILLLLALSRESNVKILLSWEVAGNNRVNGEKFMRKISEDILRVTKNYIIGNLRVCKFKISSNGVEGCL